A part of Vulcanisaeta moutnovskia 768-28 genomic DNA contains:
- a CDS encoding TFIIB-type zinc finger domain-containing protein translates to MIGYQSITMLKCSACGSVKVTVLINGKPYCTYCGAKILRTHLVRTLLNMKKEGLITSIIDVESYEDP, encoded by the coding sequence TTGATTGGTTATCAATCAATAACAATGCTTAAGTGCAGTGCATGTGGTTCGGTTAAGGTAACTGTTTTGATCAATGGAAAGCCGTATTGCACGTATTGTGGAGCAAAGATACTTAGGACGCACCTAGTAAGGACATTACTAAATATGAAGAAGGAGGGACTAATTACATCAATAATAGACGTGGAAAGTTACGAAGACCCCTAA